From a single Bacillota bacterium genomic region:
- a CDS encoding IS1634 family transposase, which yields YGIVTSETDLKPEDILDAYHSLWKIEESFRIMKSTLEVKPIFHWTEKRIKGHFVVCFLAFLLERTLEIKLKDLEDASPESIREAINSLNFAQVEIDTKKYYIKTKGTQLSNKILRKLRINPPKNIMAVEEFNP from the coding sequence CTACGGTATTGTAACCAGCGAAACAGATCTAAAGCCAGAAGATATCTTAGATGCCTACCACAGCCTGTGGAAAATTGAAGAGTCCTTTCGCATTATGAAAAGCACTCTAGAGGTTAAACCAATCTTTCACTGGACCGAAAAAAGAATAAAAGGTCACTTCGTTGTCTGCTTTTTAGCTTTCTTGCTTGAGAGAACCCTTGAGATCAAACTTAAAGACTTAGAAGATGCCAGCCCTGAGAGCATCCGTGAAGCTATTAACTCGCTTAATTTTGCACAGGTTGAGATAGATACAAAGAAATACTACATCAAGACCAAGGGAACTCAGCTTAGCAACAAGATACTTCGCAAGCTTAGAATTAATCCCCCTAAAAACATTATGGCGG